The genomic region ATGTTTCTGATGTGGTTAGCCTTGCTTTCTTCAAGAGTTATATACAATCCATACTCATCAGCACCTTCCAGGTATTTTGAAAGAATAGAGAACGTCAGTCCTGATTTTAGAGTACCTGGGGCACCGGTAATCAGAACAACACTATTTCTTGGTATATCAGTCTGGAAAACCTTGTTCAATCCCTCAATCGTATCTATGAATCTCATTTACATCACCTTTTCATCACAATAATTTATCCATCATCTTTTTCTTAGCATATTCCATTTCAAATTCCCTGAGCCTGTCAGATTCCACAAAACCGGTCAAAGAAGAATCTGTTAATTTCGAACTCATGTTGTCTCTTATCATCTTAATTGCCTTGGGGGTCAGGGTAAGATCATCTTCAATAAGTTCTGTCTGCACCATATATTCAAGTTTTGAAGATACAGCAAAAGGTTCAATGGAACACAGGTAAGCCAGATCTTTTTTATCTTTAACTCCAATATAAATAGCATTGACAAGTTTATATACAGAATTATATTCACTATTCAGAATATCAAAAAGAGCAAAAGTAATTGTATCTTCAATAGAGTCAAGAGTAACTTCAACATCATGCTCAGTGTTCATTTTCAGATTTGAACCTGACTCTGAAATTTCAATGCTGACTTTTTCCAGGTGTTTCAGTGGAAGAAATTTCCAGAGATGTTCGGTATTCACATGACCTATCAATGAAGAAATATCATATTTCCAGGAAACTTTGTTCATATTTTCAGTAGCCTTGAAACTTGTAGTGTTGCTCCAGCTTTTTGCTATCTGCTTGAAAGATTTGCTAAGATCTTTTCCAATGGTACCTTCGCCTTTCCCTTTAAGATCTTCAACCATTGCAAATCCTTTGGGAGTGACAAGAGCAAATTCATCAACAAATTTTTTCTTTTTAAGTACTGCGAATGCATGTTTCAAAAGAATCTTATCCTTATCGAAAATAGGAAGGAGTACATCCATATCGCTTATTCCTGAAGAAAGCAGGAACAATAATCTTACCTGTTCAGGACTTAGTTGCTCATATTCTGCATCTGCGCTGAAACCCAGATATGAAAGCAGATAGGATTTTATTTTTTCAATATCATTTTTGTCTCCGGTAAAGATCATAGAAGAAGTCACATAACCTGTACCAAACATTGAGAGTTTTTTGTAATCCACGACAATATAATGAGAATGACGACTGGAAGCCATTATCCTGTTTTCTATGGTTTTTGGCAGTTTCCGGTTTACAAGTTCTATTGATTTTAAAGGAATAGTGTCCCAATCGTCTCCATTTGAAAGCCACAATTCCTGCTCACTTATGCCTACTTTACCGCGTGTCCACTGAGAATCAGAAATAGTTATATTAGTAACAAGCTGAGGAATACCCACTATAAAGTCAAGTTCAACTTCAGAGTATTCCATGACAGATTACCTCTTGTCTTATTTTACAACTGTTTTTAGTTAATTCATTCTCCGGCATCTTCCACACTGCTTTTAATATGTTTCATCCAGCGGGTCATTAAGTGAAAATCCTTTTGTTCAAGGGTTAAAGAATCAACATGAATAACCATGCTGGATGTTGAGCTCATAACCGAATCGTTTACTTCCTCAACGGCTTTTATAACAGATTTAATGTCATTGTCAAGAGCTAAATATTCCAGACCATCCAGAAATACGACTCCACGATCAACTTTTTCTATAAAATTATAAATTGCAGGCTGCAACTTGTAAAGCTCACTGGAATTTATGTACGGTTGTCCAGATTCCTGATTTTTTGTTAACCAGATAAAAGGAGTTTTTAAGAGACCATATTCTGCTCTTATTCTTTCAGGATTCTGCCTTGTTATACAAAGACCTGGTATACCGCTTTTGACCATATTTGCAAACATCGTGTAACTTTCGTCTGATTCAATCCCATCCTTGTAGTAAATGTGACCAGCTTCAAGTTCTATATATTTTGAATTGATGTTAATATCCGATATTTCTTCCTGCAAAGGATCAAAAAAGAGACTTCGAAGATCGGAAATATTCTGGAAAGTAATTACAGCTCTTTCATCCATGCCTTCTTTTGTTACAATTGATTGTGATACATTAGCCATTAAAGAAGTTCCTTCTTTTGTGATGAATTCAAGCACTTTAGACTTTGTAGATCCTCTTTTGAATTTTTCCGGCTTTTTCAGTAAATTCAAAAAAGAAACACCAATCAACTCATCAAATTCAAAACCTAAAGCATCAAGAGCTCTCTGGTTTATTGTTATAATTCTCATGTCATTATCCAGAGACAAAGTTGCTATGGGTGAGAGCTCCATAAGGTTATGAATAAATTCATAGGTCTGGACAAGTTCATCCCTTGATATTTTCAATGTTTCTTCAGAAATCACATGTTCTGTGACGTCACGCATTAGGGTGACGATTCCTTCCATATTTTCTTGTGAATCAAAAATCACTGTTTTTGTTACTTCAATGAATTTCTTCTCTCCTTCCTGATCAATGAAATCCATT from Methanolobus tindarius DSM 2278 harbors:
- a CDS encoding CheF family chemotaxis protein, which translates into the protein MEYSEVELDFIVGIPQLVTNITISDSQWTRGKVGISEQELWLSNGDDWDTIPLKSIELVNRKLPKTIENRIMASSRHSHYIVVDYKKLSMFGTGYVTSSMIFTGDKNDIEKIKSYLLSYLGFSADAEYEQLSPEQVRLLFLLSSGISDMDVLLPIFDKDKILLKHAFAVLKKKKFVDEFALVTPKGFAMVEDLKGKGEGTIGKDLSKSFKQIAKSWSNTTSFKATENMNKVSWKYDISSLIGHVNTEHLWKFLPLKHLEKVSIEISESGSNLKMNTEHDVEVTLDSIEDTITFALFDILNSEYNSVYKLVNAIYIGVKDKKDLAYLCSIEPFAVSSKLEYMVQTELIEDDLTLTPKAIKMIRDNMSSKLTDSSLTGFVESDRLREFEMEYAKKKMMDKLL
- a CDS encoding DUF835 domain-containing protein; translated protein: MVRSIPSVVYFKNKLGQAVICNKAFEKFTNLSSSEIIGKTDKQLFPQNIADKFFELDQEAITTGETIRETMDFIDQEGEKKFIEVTKTVIFDSQENMEGIVTLMRDVTEHVISEETLKISRDELVQTYEFIHNLMELSPIATLSLDNDMRIITINQRALDALGFEFDELIGVSFLNLLKKPEKFKRGSTKSKVLEFITKEGTSLMANVSQSIVTKEGMDERAVITFQNISDLRSLFFDPLQEEISDININSKYIELEAGHIYYKDGIESDESYTMFANMVKSGIPGLCITRQNPERIRAEYGLLKTPFIWLTKNQESGQPYINSSELYKLQPAIYNFIEKVDRGVVFLDGLEYLALDNDIKSVIKAVEEVNDSVMSSTSSMVIHVDSLTLEQKDFHLMTRWMKHIKSSVEDAGE